The Aptenodytes patagonicus chromosome 15, bAptPat1.pri.cur, whole genome shotgun sequence genome has a segment encoding these proteins:
- the RNF185 gene encoding E3 ubiquitin-protein ligase RNF185 isoform X1, with the protein MASKGPTTSASTKNSSTGGTSGSSSSNGTGDNANQDNTFECNICLDTAKDAVISLCGHLFCWPCLHQWLETRPNRQVCPVCKAGISRDKVIPLYGRGSTGQQDPREKTPPRPQGQRPEPENRGMTLSATLIRVPLGFQGFGFGDGGFQMSFGIGAFPFGIFATAFNINDGRPPPAVPGTPQYVDEQFLSRLFLFVALVIMFWLLIA; encoded by the exons ATGGCAAGCAAAGGACCCACGACTTCTGCATCAACAAAGAACTCCAGTACTGGAGGGACCAGTGGCAGCAGTAGCAGTAATGGTACTGGGGACAATGCTAATCAGGACAACACTTTTGAATGTAACATCTGTTTAGACACTGCCAAGGATGCAGTTATCAGCTTGTGTGGACATCTCTTCTG TTGGCCTTGTTTACACCAG TGGCTAGAGACCAGGCCAAACAGACAAGTGTGTCCTGTATGCAAAGCAGGAATCAGTCGAGATAAAGTTATTCCTCTATATGGAAGAGGTAGCACTGGACAACAGGACCCCAG AGAGAAAACTCCGCCACGACCCCAAGGACAGAGACCTGAACCAGAGAACAGAGgg ATGACTTTATCTGCCACCTTAATTAGAGTCCccctg GGATTCCAGGGCTTTGGGTTTGGTGATGGTGGCTTCCAAATGTCATTCGGAATTGGGGCGTTTCCCTTTGGCATATTTGCAACGGCATTCAACATAAATGACGGGCGACCTCCCCCAG ctgttCCAGGGACTCCTCAATATGTGGATGAGCAGTTCCTATCCCGCCTCTTCCTGTTTGTGGCTCTGGTGATAATGTTCTGGCTGTTGATTGCATAG
- the RNF185 gene encoding E3 ubiquitin-protein ligase RNF185 isoform X2, translated as MASKGPTTSASTKNSSTGGTSGSSSSNGTGDNANQDNTFECNICLDTAKDAVISLCGHLFCWPCLHQWLETRPNRQVCPVCKAGISRDKVIPLYGRGSTGQQDPREKTPPRPQGQRPEPENRGGFQGFGFGDGGFQMSFGIGAFPFGIFATAFNINDGRPPPAVPGTPQYVDEQFLSRLFLFVALVIMFWLLIA; from the exons ATGGCAAGCAAAGGACCCACGACTTCTGCATCAACAAAGAACTCCAGTACTGGAGGGACCAGTGGCAGCAGTAGCAGTAATGGTACTGGGGACAATGCTAATCAGGACAACACTTTTGAATGTAACATCTGTTTAGACACTGCCAAGGATGCAGTTATCAGCTTGTGTGGACATCTCTTCTG TTGGCCTTGTTTACACCAG TGGCTAGAGACCAGGCCAAACAGACAAGTGTGTCCTGTATGCAAAGCAGGAATCAGTCGAGATAAAGTTATTCCTCTATATGGAAGAGGTAGCACTGGACAACAGGACCCCAG AGAGAAAACTCCGCCACGACCCCAAGGACAGAGACCTGAACCAGAGAACAGAGgg GGATTCCAGGGCTTTGGGTTTGGTGATGGTGGCTTCCAAATGTCATTCGGAATTGGGGCGTTTCCCTTTGGCATATTTGCAACGGCATTCAACATAAATGACGGGCGACCTCCCCCAG ctgttCCAGGGACTCCTCAATATGTGGATGAGCAGTTCCTATCCCGCCTCTTCCTGTTTGTGGCTCTGGTGATAATGTTCTGGCTGTTGATTGCATAG